A genomic window from Solanum stenotomum isolate F172 chromosome 10, ASM1918654v1, whole genome shotgun sequence includes:
- the LOC125841542 gene encoding uncharacterized protein LOC125841542: MVKSRKPPSGRTNLASCIVATIFLIFIFIIIFILYFTLFKPKSPIITVNSIQLPSFSTSNGTVNFTFSQYVSIENPNHDEFAHYDSSLQLLYSGNRIGFMFVPAGKINSGRTQYMAATFSVKAFPLTMNGQPESVGGPTVTDGLSGFRVGSSMEVESRLEMAGRVRVLHFFTHHVESKAECRIGISVSDGSVTAFHC; encoded by the coding sequence atggtTAAATCTCGTAAACCTCCAAGTGGACGTACAAATTTAGCTTCATGTATAGTTGCAACaattttcttaatcttcatcttcATTATCATCTTCATCCTTTACTTCACTCTTTTCAAACCTAAATCCCCCATTATCACCGTTAACTCCATTCAGCTTCCCTCTTTCTCCACCTCTAACGGCACCGTTAACTTCACCTTTTCTCAATACGTCTCAATCGAAAACCCAAATCACGACGAATTTGCTCACTATGACAGTTCTCTGCAGTTACTTTATTCGGGTAATCGAATCGGGTTCATGTTCGTACCCGCCGGAAAAATTAATTCGGGTCGGACCCAGTATATGGCGGCGACGTTTTCGGTGAAGGCGTTTCCGTTAACGATGAATGGACAACCGGAGAGTGTGGGTGGGCCGACGGTGACGGATGGGTTGAGTGGGTTTCGGGTCGGATCTAGTATGGAAGTGGAGTCGAGATTGGAAATGGCGGGTCGGGTTAGAGTGCTCCATTTTTTTACACATCATGTGGAGAGTAAAGCTGAATGTAGAATTGGTATTTCTGTGAGTGATGGATCTGTTACAGCTTTCCACtgttag
- the LOC125841275 gene encoding phosphatidylinositol 4-kinase gamma 4-like, translating into MSAVDVALSPVQEESVRATRHIYGPLALCTNESIVIYITVAGSVIPMRVLESDSIGEVKLKLQTCKGFVVKMQKLVFGGRELARNESLVRDYGVSNGNVLHMVFKISDLLVITVRTTCGMEFEFPVDRHQDIGYLKRTILKKGKDFGEELKVQELFCNGEKLEDQKLIDDITADAVIHLVVQKFAKLRAKHAERDVELSVVAANWNEETQSQGVHEPSREFQSFSKKTPDRNLLLEPFVVDPNIELPGYIWDMINSACDGLTKGNIPIRSSEGTGGTYFMQDGSGNKYVAIFKPIDEEPLAVNNPQGLPLSTNGEGLKRGTRVGEGAFREVAAFLLDHPRTGHRTLSNCEIGFSGVPPTVMVQCLHNTFHHPDGFEWSSEYTKVGSLQLFMKNEGNCEDMGPGIFPVEEVHKITVFDIRTANADRHAGNILVSREGKEGRIVLTPIDHGYCLPENFEDCTFDWLYWPQARKPYSPETIKYIKSLDAEQDIDLLKFYGLDLSVECARTLRISTMLLKKGVERGLTPFDIGNMMCRETLNKESVIEEIIRDAQDSMLPGMTEATFLETVYKLMDIKLEKLKYKSS; encoded by the exons ATGTCTGCTGTTGATGTGGCTTTGAGTCCGGTTCAGGAAGAGTCTGTCCGGGCTACAAGACATATCTATGGCCCATTGGCGCTTTGCACGaatgaatcaattgtaatataTATCACTGTGGCTGGTTCTGTGATTCCAATGCGCGTGTTGGAGTCTGATTCGATTGGTGAAGTGAAACTTAAGCTCCAAACTTGTAAAGGGTTTGTGGTTAAGATGCAGAAGCTAGTTTTTGGTGGTAGAGAGCTGGCAAGAAATGAATCTTTGGTCAGGGACTATGGAGTCAGTAATGGGAATGTGTTGCATATGGTCTTCAAGATCTCTGATCTCCTTGTTATCACTGTTAGGACCACTTGTGGCATGGAGTTTGAATTTCCTGTTGACAGGCATCAAGATATTGGGTACCTTAAACGTACCATATTGAAGAAAGGCAAAGACTTTGGTGAGGAGCTTAAGGTTCAAGAGCTTTTCTGTAATGGTGAGAAGCTTGAGGATCAGAAGCTCATTGATGATATTACTGCTGATGCAGTGATTCACCTGGTAGTTCAGAAATTTGCAAAGCTTCGGGCTAAGCATGCCGAGAGGGATGTTGAACTTTCTGTTGTTGCAGCTAATTGGAATGAGGAGACCCAAAGTCAGGGTGTACATGAACCATCCAGGGAGTTCCAGTCCTTCTCCAAGAAGACACCTGATAGAAACTTGTTGTTGGAACCTTTTGTTGTTGATCCAAATATTGAACTGCCTGGATATATCTGGGACATGATCAACTCTGCATGTGATGGATTGACGAAAGGCAATATACCTATCCGATCATCTGAAGGGACTGGAGGAACTTATTTCATGCAGGATGGGTCTGGCAACAAGTATGTTGCTATTTTTAAGCCCATTGATGAGGAACCGCTAGCTGTGAATAACCCTCAAGGACTACCTTTATCAACCAATGGTGAAGGGTTGAAAAGGGGAACCCGAGTTGGAGAAGGTGCATTCAGGGAGGTTGCAGCTTTCCTACTGGACCATCCAAGGACCGGGCACCGAACATTGTCCAATTGTGAGATAGGCTTTTCCGGTGTGCCTCCCACTGTTATGGTTCAGTGCTTGCACAATACATTTCATCATCCTGATGGATTTGAGTGGTCATCCGAATATACCAAAGTTGGTTCACTGCAGCTGTTTATGAAGAATGAAGGAAATTGTGAGGATATGGGTCCAGGAATATTTCCTGTTGAGGAAGTCCATAAGATTACTGTCTTTGACATAAGAACAGCAAATGCTGATAGGCATGCTGGGAATATTCTTGTGAGCAGGGAAGGGAAAGAAGGACGAATCGTGCTTACACCAATTGACCATGGCTACTGCTTGCCTGAGAAT TTTGAAGATTGCACCTTTGATTGGCTCTATTGGCCACAAGCCCGTAAACCTTACTCTCCAGAAACTATCAAGTACATCAAATCACTGGATGCTGAACAAGACATTGACCTTCTTAAATTTTATGGATTGGATTTATCTGTTGAATGTGCTCGTACTCTTCGTATCTCAACCATGCTTCTGAAGAAAGGGGTAGAGAGAGGACTTACTCCATTTGACATTGGAAACATGATGTGCAGGGAAACCTTGAACAAGGAATCTGTTATCGAGGAAATCATTCGTGATGCTCAAGATTCTATGCTTCCTGGCATGACTGAAGCTACATTTCTTGAAACTGTCTACAAGCTCATGGATATCAAGCTTGAGAAGCTAAAATATAAATCTTCCTAA
- the LOC125841857 gene encoding GDSL esterase/lipase At1g71691 — protein MDFSVIKILFIFIFFVHPEAKALIYPQDLITHDSVFDFPSLTPSFPTSSSPIFRPPTAPLVPALFIIGDSSVDCGTNNFLGTFARADRLPYGRDFDTHRPTGRFCNGRIPVDYLALRLGLPFVPSYLGQGGSVEEMVLGVNYASAGAGIIFSSGSELGQHISLAQQIEQVTDTVQQFIVNIGEDATTDLISSSLFYISIGSNDYIHYYLLNASNVQTVYLPWSFNQFLAQTIKQEIKNLYNDKVRKVVVMGLAPIGCAPYYLWLYSSKNGECVKNINDMILEFNFAVRYMVSELNEELVDATIIFCDAFEGSIDIIQNHNRYGFNVTDEACCGLGEYKGWIMCVSPEMACNNASSHIWWDQFHPTDAVNAILADNVWSSLHTPMCYPMNLQEMLAQNTR, from the exons ATGGATTTCTCTGTAATCAAGATTCTgttcatcttcatttttttcgtACACCCAGAAGCTAAAGCTCTCATTTACCCTCAAGATCTCATAACCCATGATTCTGTTTTTGATTTTCCGTCATTAACCCCGTCTTTTCCGACCTcttcctctccaatttttcgtCCTCCTACTGCTCCTCTTGTTCCGGCTCTATTCATTATTGGTGATTCTTCTGTTGATTGTGGTACGAATAACTTTCTTGGGACTTTTGCTCGTGCTGATAGGCTTCCTTATGGTCGTGATTTTGATACTCATCGGCCTACTGGTCGATTCTGCAATGGAAGAATCCCAGTGGATTATCTAG CGTTGCGTCTTGGGTTACCATTTGTGCCTAGCTATCTAGGACAGGGTGGTTCTGTTGAAGAGATGGTTCTTGGGGTTAATTATGCTTCTGCTGGTGCTGGTATTATATTCTCAAGTGGCTCGGAATTG GGTCAGCATATCTCACTTGCACAGCAAATAGAACAAGTTACTGACACTGTTCAGCAGTTTATAGTGAATATTGGTGAGGATGCAACAACTGATCTGATATCTAGTTCCTTGTTTTACATTTCGATCGGGAGCAATGACTACATTCACTACTATCTCCTGAATGCCTCAAATGTTCAAACTGTTTACCTGCCATGGAGTTTCAACCAGTTTTTAGCACAGACGATTAAACAGGAGATTAAG AACCTGTACAATGACAAGGTGAGGAAAGTGGTTGTAATGGGACTGGCTCCAATAGGCTGTGCACCTTACTACTTATGGTTGTACAGTAGCAAGAACGGGGAGTGTGTCAAGAACATAAATGACATGATTTTGGAGTTCAACTTTGCTGTAAGATATATGGTTTCTGAACTAAATGAAGAGCTTGTTGATGCCACTATCATATTCTGCGATGCATTTGAAGGTTCAATAGACATTATTCAGAATCACAACCGTTATG GTTTCAATGTGACAGATGAGGCTTGCTGTGGTTTAGGTGAATATAAAGGTTGGATCATGTGTGTTTCCCCTGAAATGGCGTGTAATAACGCCTCTAGCCACATCTGGTGGGATCAATTTCATCCGACTGATGCTGTGAATGCTATCCTCGCTGACAACGTCTGGTCCAGCCTGCATACGCCTATGTGCTACCCTATGAACCTGCAAGAAATGTTAGCTCAAAACACCAGATAG
- the LOC125843227 gene encoding probable F-box protein At1g65740, which translates to MADWANLPKDLIARIANRVEVIEDFIAFGAVCTSWRIVATKDNFDVLSPQVPLLMLADKDEDHCQIIYSLSKKKVSPIFLPEVRGSDYVSIKEGWLCTVVNDTGEMNLLHPFSREKIHLPSLNALLNFHDRVGSEINHWGCIDIAVLSANPSLTSDYILMVHHYGPVNCLAFWRSGDLNWTHIDAANFTGGVSAIVYHKGEFYSMTHCGKVRAYEVARPNISDQPIVKTRLVVEMDEYSFSPHVAEYYLVELSGTLLLVAKFIKSNSDNPYSTYHISKFKVHELDLIRGELKEEMKILGNVSMFLGNNWASCIDSSKFSGVKPNHIYFADKWLFYSGNTDMGAYNLEDRKIKSFYHGRRSICSPTWVMPSLTK; encoded by the coding sequence ATGGCCGATTGGGCAAACCTTCCCAAGGATCTTATTGCTCGCATTGCAAATCGTGTTGAAGTGATTGAAGATTTTATTGCTTTTGGTGCCGTTTGTACCTCTTGGCGAATTGTCGCTACAAAGGACAATTTCGACGTGCTTTCTCCCCAAGTTCCGTTACTTATGCTGGCTGACAAAGATGAGGACCATTGTCAAATAATTTATTCTCTTTCCAAGAAGAAAGTTTCGCCCATATTTCTCCCGGAAGTTAGAGGGTCAGATTATGTATCAATTAAGGAGGGATGGCTCTGCACCGTGGTAAATGATACAGGAGAGATGAATTTGTTGCACCCTTTCTCTCGCGAAAAAATACACCTTCCCTCCCTAAATGCCTTATTGAATTTCCATGATCGTGTTGGTAGCGAAATAAATCATTGGGGCTGCATAGACATAGCTGTCTTGTCTGCCAATCCTTCACTTACGTCAGATTATATACTCATGGTGCATCATTATGGACCTGTCAATTGTTTGGCATTTTGGCGATCTGGAGACCTCAATTGGACTCATATTGATGCTGCTAATTTCACCGGTGGGGTTTCCGCTATAGTTTATCACAAGGGTGAATTCTATTCCATGACTCACTGTGGCAAAGTACGGGCTTATGAAGTTGCAAGGCCTAATATTAGTGATCAACCAATTGTGAAGACACGTTTGGTTGTTGAGATGGACGAATATTCATTTAGTCCGCATGTAGCTGAGTATTACCTAGTTGAGTTATCTGGTACATTATTACTTGTTGCCAAGTTTATCAAAAGTAATAGTGACAATCCATACAGTACTTATCATATCTCCAAATTTAAAGTCCATGAACTAGACTTAATCAGAGGTGAATTGAAAGAGGAGATGAAAATTTTGGGAAATGTGTCAATGTTTTTGGGTAATAATTGGGCAAGTTGCATTGACTCTTCTAAATTTAGCGGAGTCAAGCCTAATCACATATATTTTGCCGATAAGTGGTTATTTTATTCTGGCAATACAGATATGGGTGCTTATAATTTGGaagatagaaaaattaaatctttttatCATGGACGACGTTCAATTTGTTCACCAACTTGGGTTATGCCATCATTGACGAAGTGA
- the LOC125843228 gene encoding probable F-box protein At1g65740 has protein sequence MADWANLPNDLIAHIANHVKVIEDFIAFGAVCTSWRIAATKDNFDVLSHQVPFLMMADGHDDRYQEIYSLSKKKVSRIFLPEVRGSKVVSIKEGWLCTVANDTGEINLLHPFSRKKIHLPSLNALLNFHDCKTKHWGCIYVAVLSANPSVTSDYVLMVLHYGSDNCLAFWRPGDLNWTNIDVANNFTGRPSALVYHKGEFYSMRHSGIVQAHEVAGPNTSDQPIVKTRLVVEMAEYTFNPHVTQYYLVELSGALLLVAQFDKRNMDFPNGPLFYHTIKFKVHEVDITRGELKEEMKTLGNFSMFLGDNLASCIDSSKFSGVKRTERNYALYLLLVDIDVKHGAFVVFLSSATSFTLLIEKRLIKYEPNF, from the exons ATGGCCGATTGGGCAAACCTTCCCAACGATCTTATTGCTCACATTGCAAATCATGTTAAAGTGATTGAAGATTTTATTGCTTTTGGTGCAGTTTGTACCTCTTGGCGAATTGCCGCTACAAAGGACAATTTCGACGTGCTTTCTCACCAAGTTCCGTTCCTTATGATGGCTGACGGACACGATGATCGTTATCAAGAAATTTATTCTCTATCCAAGAAGAAGGTTTCGCGCATATTTCTCCCGGAAGTTAGAGGGTCAAAGGTTGTATCAATTAAGGAGGGATGGCTCTGCACTGTGGCAAATGATACGGGAGAGATAAATTTGTTGCACCCTTTCTCTCGCAAAAAAATACACCTTCCCTCCCTAAATGCCTTATTGAATTTCCATGATTGCAAAACAAAGCATTGGGGCTGCATATACGTAGCTGTCTTGTCTGCCAATCCTTCTGTTACGTCAGATTACGTACTCATGGTGCTTCATTATGGATCTGACAATTGTTTGGCATTTTGGCGACCTGGAGACCTCAATTGGACTAATATTGATGTTGCTAATAATTTCACTGGTAGGCCTTCCGCTCTAGTTTATCACAAGGGCGAATTTTACTCCATGCGTCACAGTGGCATAGTACAAGCTCATGAAGTTGCAGGGCCTAATACTAGTGATCAACCAATTGTGAAGACACGTTTGGTTGTTGAGATGGCTGAATATACATTTAATCCGCATGTAACTCAGTATTACCTAGTTGAGTTATCTGGTGCACTATTACTTGTTGCCCAGTTTGACAAAAGAAATATGGACTTTCCAAACGGACCCCTTTTTTATCACACCATCAAATTTAAAGTCCATGAAGTAGACATAACCAGAGGTGAATTGAAGGAGGAGATGAAAACCTTGGGAaatttttcaatgtttttgGGTGATAATTTGGCAAGTTGCATTGACTCTTCTAAATTTAGCGGAGTCAAAC GCACAGAGCGAAATTACGCTTTGTATTTGTTGCTAGTTGATATAGACGTGAAGCATGGtgcatttgttgtttttttgagTTCTGCAACTTCATTTACATTGTTAATTGAGAAAAGATTAATCAAatatgagccaaacttttaa
- the LOC125843229 gene encoding F-box protein At2g26160-like has protein sequence MADWAKLPNDLIAHIANRVKVIEDFIAFGAVCTSWRIAATKDNFDLLSPQVPFLMLADEHDDRYQEFYSLSKKKVSRKFLPEVRGSKCISIKEGWLFTVVNNTGEINLLHPFSRKKIHLPSQKALLNFHDGTGYETNHWGYIDLAVLSANPSLTSDYVLMVHLYGPDICLAFWRPGHLNWTHIDVANFTAGVSALVYHKGEFYSMSRSGKVQAIEFAGPNTSDQPIVKTRLVVETDESTLNPRVVEYYLVELSGALLLVIQFAISTCDRTDHTTKFKLYEVDITRGELKEEIKTLGNSSMFLGHNWASCIDTSKYSRVKPNHIYFADKWLNYSGYLDMSAYNFEDGKIESFYPGPGRRAQRLICPPPWVMPSLMK, from the coding sequence ATGGCTGACTGGGCAAAACTTCCCAACGATCTTATTGCTCACATTGCAAATCGTGTTAAAGTGATTGAAGATTTTATTGCTTTTGGTGCAGTTTGTACCTCTTGGCGAATTGCCGCTACAAAAGACAATTTCGATCTACTTTCTCCCCAAGTTCCATTCCTTATGCTGGCTGACGAACACGATGACCGTTATCAAGAATTTTATTCTCTTTCCAAGAAGAAGGTTTCGCGAAAATTTCTCCCGGAAGTTAGAGGGTCAAAGTGTATATCAATTAAGGAGGGATGGCTCTTCACCGTGGTAAATAATACGGGAGAGATTAATTTGTTGCACCCTTTCTCTCGCAAAAAAATACACCTTCCCTCCCAAAAAGCCTTATTGAATTTCCATGATGGCACTGGTTACGAAACAAATCATTGGGGCTACATAGACTTAGCTGTCTTGTCTGCCAATCCTTCTCTTACGTCAGATTATGTACTCATGGTGCATCTTTATGGACCTGACATTTGTTTGGCATTTTGGCGACCTGGACACCTCAATTGGACTCATATTGATGTTGCTAATTTCACTGCTGGGGTTTCCGCTCTAGTTTATCACAAGGGCGAATTTTATTCCATGAGTCGCAGTGGCAAAGTACAAGCTATTGAATTTGCAGGGCCTAATACTAGTGATCAACCAATTGTGAAGACACGCTTGGTTGTTGAGACTGACGAATCTACATTAAATCCGCGTGTAGTTGAGTATTACCTAGTTGAGTTATCAGGTGCACTACTACTTGTCATCCAGTTTGCCATAAGTACTTGTGACCGTACTGATCACACCACCAAATTTAAACTATATGAAGTAGACATAACCAGAGGTGAATTGAAGGAGGAGATAAAAACATTGGGAAATTCGTCAATGTTTTTGGGTCATAATTGGGCAAGTTGCATTGACACTTCTAAATATAGCAGAGTCAAGCCTAATCACATATATTTTGCCGATAAGTGGTTGAATTATAGTGGCTATTTAGATATGAGTGCCTATAATTTTGAAGATGGAAAAATTGAATCTTTCTATCCTGGTCCTGGACGACGGGCACAACGTTTAATTTGTCCGCCACCTTGGGTTATGCCATCATTGATGAAGTGA
- the LOC125843230 gene encoding F-box/kelch-repeat protein At1g57790-like has translation MAGWAELPNGLIVNIANRVKVIEDFIAFRAVCTSWRISTIKEDFDVLFPQIPLLMLGAKDEDYREFYSLTKKKVSRIFLPEARGSECLPSEGWLCTVVNDTGEMNLLHPFSREKIQLPSRKALLTFHDLAALDGHCWSCVERAVLSANPSLTSDYVLMVHHCSPSSCLAFWRPGDLDWTHIDVVKYAGIAALIYHKGQFYSMSYFGEVRAYRVARRNTTDQPIVQIRILAEMHYIQGNLPDVQYYFVELSGALLLISRFGNITFDDDGNSIFYTFKFEVSELDVIRGKLKKEMKTLGDSSIFLGRNWATCLDSSKFSGIKPNHIYFTDDGFEYDRDVEGGGVGRDMGAYNLEDEEIESFYPGQSTSLICPPAWVIPSLIM, from the coding sequence ATGGCAGGTTGGGCAGAACTCCCCAACGGTCTTATTGTTAACATTGCAAATCGTGTTAAAGTGATTGAAGATTTCATTGCTTTTCGTGCAGTTTGCACCTCGTGGCGTATTTCCACTATAAAGGAGGATTTTGATGTGCTTTTTCCCCAAATTCCGTTGCTAATGCTGGGTGCCAAAGATGAAGATTATCGAGAATTTTATTCTCTTACCAAGAAGAAAGTTTCGCGCATATTCCTCCCAGAAGCTAGAGGGTCAGAGTGTTTACCATCCGAGGGATGGCTCTGCACTGTGGTAAATGATACGGGAGAGATGAATTTGTTGCACCCTTTCTCTCGCGAAAAAATACAACTTCCCTCTCGAAAAGCCTTATTGACTTTTCATGATCTCGCTGCTTTAGACGGACATTGTTGGAGCTGCGTAGAGAGAGCTGTCTTGTCTGCGAATCCTTCTCTTACGTCAGATTATGTACTCATGGTGCATCATTGTTCCCCTAGCTCTTGTTTGGCGTTTTGGAGACCTGGAGACCTCGATTGGACTCATATTGATGTTGTTAAGTACGCTGGGATTGCGGCTTTAATTTATCACAAGGGCCAATTTTATTCCATGAGTTACTTTGGAGAAGTTAGGGCTTATCGAGTTGCAAGGCGTAACACTACTGATCAACCAATTGTACAAATACGAATTCTAGCTGAGATGCACTACATTCAGGGTAACTTGCCTGATGTTCAGTATTACTTTGTTGAGTTATCCGGTGCACTATTACTTATCTCTCGATTTGGCAACATTACATTTGATGACGATGGAAACAGCATTTTTTATACCTTCAAATTTGAAGTCTCTGAACTAGACGTAATCAGAGGTAAATTGAAGAAGGAGATGAAAACCTTGGGAGATTCATCAATCTTCTTGGGTCGCAATTGGGCAACTTGCCTTGACTCTAGTAAATTTAGCGGAATCAAGCCTAATCACATATATTTTACCGATGATGGGTTTGAATATGACAGAGATGTAGAAGGAGGAGGAGTCGGAAGAGATATGGGTGCTTATAATttggaagatgaagaaattgaaTCTTTTTATCCTGGACAATCAACAAGTTTAATCTGTCCACCAGCTTGGGTTATACCATCACTAATAAtgtga
- the LOC125843231 gene encoding F-box/kelch-repeat protein At1g64840-like, with protein sequence MAGGWADLPMDLLAIIANHIELPKDFIFFTCVCTSWKIATTLDHKFDIFFTQTPLLMLADKRDDYREFYSLIKQKVTPLFLPEARQRHCCPSEGWLCTMDDSTGEMNLLHHLSRTQIQLPSRDDLMASNGLGDHEVLWNLMENAILSASPSVTSDYVLVVNYHANINRLAFWRPGDLNWTNIKMNNVGAVMGINYYRGKFYYVTARGEFWVFAVQPNAVEQHLLYWSQHDIFLQHSAQYYLVELSDKLLFITRFAHYPELHRYKTYKFKIFEVDAIKGELKEEDEIKTLGDSAIFLGFNTGTCSIDSSKFPGIKPNYI encoded by the coding sequence ATGGCAGGTGGGTGGGCAGATTTACCCATGGATCTCCTTGCAATAATTGCAAATCATATTGAATTACCTaaagatttcatattttttacttgTGTTTGTACCTCTTGGAAAATTGCTACTACCCTTGACcataaatttgatatattttttacccAAACTCCTTTACTTATGTTGGCTGACAAACGTGATGATTATCGAGAATTTTACTCTCTTATCAAGCAGAAAGTTACTCCCCTGTTCCTCCCAGAAGCTAGACAACGACATTGTTGTCCATCGGAGGGATGGCTCTGCACCATGGATGATAGTACCGGAGAGATGAACTTGTTGCATCATTTGTCCCGTACCCAAATTCAACTTCCTTCACGAGATGACTTAATGGCTTCTAATGGTCTCGGAGATCATGAAGTGCTCTGGAACCTCATGGAGAACGCTATCTTATCTGCAAGTCCTTCCGTTACCTCAGATTATGTACTCGTGGTTAACTATCACGCAAATATTAATCGTTTGGCTTTTTGGAGACCTGGAGATCTCAATTGGACAAATATTAAGATGAACAATGTGGGTGCTGTCATGGGTATCAATTATTATAGAGGTAAATTCTATTATGTTACAGCTCGTGGTGAATTTTGGGTTTTCGCAGTTCAACCAAACGCAGTAGAGCAACACTTGCTTTATTGGTCCCAACATGATATATTTCTTCAGCATTCAGCTCAATATTACCTGGTCGAGCTATCCGATAAACTATTATTTATTACCCGATTTGCTCATTATCCAGAGCTTCATAGATATAAGAcctataaatttaaaatctttgAAGTAGATGCAATCAAGGGTGAATTAAAGGAGGAAGATGAGATTAAAACCTTGGGAGATTCAgctatttttttgggttttaataCAGGAACATGTTCAATTGACTCTTCTAAATTTCCTGGAATCAAGCctaattatatatag